In the Syntrophorhabdaceae bacterium genome, CTCGATCGCATCAGAAGATTCGATTGGGAGTTGCAATCCTATTTGCGAATCACCGAGGAGTATGCCATGGTTACGGCGCGCGAGGCCGATGCGAAGATTGCAGAGGGTAAAGATGCGCCGCTTCTCGGCATCCCCTTCGGTATGAAGGACATTCTCTGCACCAAAGGAGTAGAGACCACCTGCGCGTCAAAGATCCTCAAAGGCTTTGTTCCACCCTACGATGCCACGGTGATCCGGAAACTGAACGAGGCGGGCTACGTGCATCTCGGCAGGCTCAACATGGACGAGTTCGCCATGGGATCATCCACCGAGAACTCGGCCTTTCAGACAACGAAGAACCCCTGGGATGTGAGCCGCATTCCCGGCGGTTCAAGCGGCGGTTCGGCCGCTGCGGTGGCTGCCGGCCTCTGTGCGGCCGCCCTCGGGACAGATACGGGCGGGTCGATCAGGCAGCCGGCGAGTCTCTGCGGGGTGGTTGGCATGAAACCGACCTACGGCAGGGTATCGCGCTTCGGTCTCATCGCCTTCGCATCCTCCCTGGACCAGATCGGTCCGATTTCCCGCAACGTGTCCGACTGTGCGGCAGTGCTCAACGTGATTGCGGGATATGATAGAATGGATTCGACATCCATACCTCAGCCGCCGGTCGATTACGCTCAGGACCTCGGTCGGGATATCAAAGGGCTGAAGATAGGCATCCCCAAGGAATATTTCATTGAAGGCATAGAGCCCGATGTGAAGAAGGCTACAGCAGAATCGGTGGCGCTCTTCGAGAAACAGGGCGCCATTCCGGTTGAGATAACGCTGCCTCACACGGAGTATGCCGTTGCCGTGTACTACATCATCTGCACGGCCGAAGCCTCCTCCAACCTTGCGCGCTACGACGGCGTGAAGTACGGCTTGAGAGAGCCCGGTAAGGACATCATCGACATGTACAAGAATACGCGGCTCAAAGGTTTCGGCAAGGAAGTGAAGCGGCGGATTATCTTAGGGACCTATGTGCTCTCCTCCGGGTACTATGACGCGTATTACCGGAAAGCGAGCAAGGTCCGGACGCTCGTGAGAAGGGACTTCGATGAGGCCTTCAAAAAGTGCGATATAATTGTCACACCCGTATCTCCCACCACGGCATTCAAGGCCGGCGAAAGACTTGAGGACCCGCTCACCATGTACCTGTCGGATATCTTCACCATCCCCGTCAACCTGGCCGGTTTACCTGGCATGTCTCTTCCCTGTGGGTTCGACCAAAAAGGCCTTCCCATAGGCCTTCAGATCATCGGCCAGCCCTTAGATGAAGCCAGGATGCTACGGGCGGCCTATGTCTTTGAAACCGAGCGGAAGATAAAAAAGATGCCCGACAAGTACAGGGAGTAAGAGGAGAGAGCATGACGGAGCGCCTTCCTGAAAAAGTGGCTCCGGCTGAGGGACCACGGCAGATGAGTAGTGAACTAGCACCAGTTAAGTTAGATGCAACCAACGTTCGAAGATTCTTACGCGCGCTCACGGGTATGGGCGTAAATACCTACGTCTTCGATAAGCGGGATGCACCCACGCTCGGCAAACTCCGGAAGGTAGCTCGCCTGTGCACGCGCTGCGACCTTGCCAGGACGAGGAAGACGGTGGTTTTCGGCGAGGGTGATCCAAAGGCCCAGCTTGTCTTCGTGGGCGAGGCGCCGGGAGAAGACGAGGACGCGCAAGGAAGACCCTTTGTGGGCAGAGCGGGAAAACTCCTCGATCAGCTCATCGGCCGCACCGGTTTGAGAAGGAGCCAGGTCTATATCTGTAATGTGCTCAAATGCAGGCCACCGGGCAACCGTGATCCCGAACCCACTGAAATAGAGGCCTGCAAAGAGTATCTTCTGGCCCAGCTTTCGCTCATCAAACCCAGGGTCATCTGCACACTGGGGAGGCACGCCTACAATACGCTTCTCGGAGTTGACGAACGCATCACTCGCGTGCGCGGTGTGCTCACCAAATACCACGGCATCACGCTCTTACCCGCCTATCACCCCTCCTTCCTGCTTCGCAATCAGGGCAAGATCAAAGAGGCGTGGGAGGATATGGAGACACTAAAGAAACTCCTCAGTGCCTGAATATTTGATGAATCCGTTTGATCAAACCGGTTCACCATCAAAAATTAACTTGCTTTTCCACCTCCAGGTTATATTATAATTTCTCAAAGTCCATCGGGCGTGTTATAGCACTATCGTCGTGGGGGATTCGCGTGATACGAGCAGGCGCTTCCGGCAATCATCGACCTACAGGTGTCGTTCAGCCCACGCCTATCGGACCCAGCCGACGCCGCACAGTCGCAGATGATCCGTTTGTCGACTGTAATCGTCGATATCGTCGGATGTAACTCATTATCGGGGGCAACCAATATGGACACTCAGGAAAGATCGAGTCTCGCAGAGCGATATAAAGAACAATCAGACGAAGAAATTAAGGAGTTGCTTGAATCAGGACCTGATAGTTTTGAGAAAGAAGCGTACGAGATTCTCTTAATGGAAGCAAAACGCAGGAGCTTTGATAAAAAGAGTGCCGATGTCACGGAGAACGATATTACGAAGATTGAGAAACCCCTTGAAGAAATGACTCG is a window encoding:
- the gatA gene encoding Asp-tRNA(Asn)/Glu-tRNA(Gln) amidotransferase subunit GatA translates to MKNILDMTITQLRELLKKKETTSQELATFYLDRIRRFDWELQSYLRITEEYAMVTAREADAKIAEGKDAPLLGIPFGMKDILCTKGVETTCASKILKGFVPPYDATVIRKLNEAGYVHLGRLNMDEFAMGSSTENSAFQTTKNPWDVSRIPGGSSGGSAAAVAAGLCAAALGTDTGGSIRQPASLCGVVGMKPTYGRVSRFGLIAFASSLDQIGPISRNVSDCAAVLNVIAGYDRMDSTSIPQPPVDYAQDLGRDIKGLKIGIPKEYFIEGIEPDVKKATAESVALFEKQGAIPVEITLPHTEYAVAVYYIICTAEASSNLARYDGVKYGLREPGKDIIDMYKNTRLKGFGKEVKRRIILGTYVLSSGYYDAYYRKASKVRTLVRRDFDEAFKKCDIIVTPVSPTTAFKAGERLEDPLTMYLSDIFTIPVNLAGLPGMSLPCGFDQKGLPIGLQIIGQPLDEARMLRAAYVFETERKIKKMPDKYRE
- a CDS encoding uracil-DNA glycosylase, producing the protein MTERLPEKVAPAEGPRQMSSELAPVKLDATNVRRFLRALTGMGVNTYVFDKRDAPTLGKLRKVARLCTRCDLARTRKTVVFGEGDPKAQLVFVGEAPGEDEDAQGRPFVGRAGKLLDQLIGRTGLRRSQVYICNVLKCRPPGNRDPEPTEIEACKEYLLAQLSLIKPRVICTLGRHAYNTLLGVDERITRVRGVLTKYHGITLLPAYHPSFLLRNQGKIKEAWEDMETLKKLLSA